In a single window of the Mus musculus strain C57BL/6J chromosome 6, GRCm38.p6 C57BL/6J genome:
- the H2aj gene encoding histone H2A.J has product MSGRGKQGGKVRAKAKSRSSRAGLQFPVGRVHRLLRKGNYAERVGAGAPVYLAAVLEYLTAEILELAGNAARDNKKTRIIPRHLQLAIRNDEELNKLLGRVTIAQGGVLPNIQAVLLPKKTESQKVKSK; this is encoded by the coding sequence ATGTCCGGGCGAGGCAAGCAGGGCGGTAAGGTGCGCGCCAAGGCCAAGTCGCGCTCGTCGCGCGCGGGCCTGCAGTTCCCCGTGGGCCGCGTTCACCGGCTGCTGCGGAAGGGCAACTACGCGGAGCGCGTGGGCGCGGGAGCGCCCGTGTACCTGGCGGCGGTGCTGGAGTACCTGACGGCCGAGATCCTGGAGCTGGCGGGCAACGCGGCGAGGGACAACAAGAAGACGCGCATCATCCCTCGTCACCTGCAGCTGGCCATCCGCAACGACGAGGAGCTCAACAAGCTGCTGGGCCGTGTGACCATCGCGCAGGGCGGCGTCCTGCCCAATATCCAGGCCGTGCTGCTGCCCAAGAAGACGGAGAGCCAGAAGGTGAAGAGCAAGTGA